In the genome of Mycobacterium kansasii ATCC 12478, one region contains:
- a CDS encoding dihydrodipicolinate reductase, translating to MPRTYRVVQWTTGNVGKSALRAIAANPALELAGCYAWSPDKVGRDAGELCGIDPLGVAATNDVDALLGLEPDCVVYNPMWKNVDELVRILSAGVNVVTTAAFITGHNLGADRDRILDACRRGRSTIFGSGVSPGFAELLAIVSAMVCDRIDKITVNEAADTTFYDSPATEKPVGFGQPIDHPDLPAMTAHGTAVFGEAVRLVADALGVELDDVRCVAEYAQTTADLDLGSWTIPAGCVAGVHASWQGVLDGTTVVELNVRWRKGQTLEPDWKIDQDGWVIQVDGQPTVTTKIGFLPPPYFQAETIADFMVLGHIMTAMPVVNAIPAVVAAAPGIATYNDLLLTLPRGGVPRSK from the coding sequence GTGCCAAGAACTTATCGGGTCGTGCAATGGACCACCGGGAATGTCGGCAAGAGCGCGCTGCGGGCGATCGCCGCGAACCCGGCCCTGGAACTGGCGGGGTGTTATGCCTGGTCCCCCGACAAGGTCGGACGTGACGCCGGCGAACTGTGCGGCATCGACCCGCTGGGTGTGGCCGCCACCAACGACGTCGACGCACTGCTGGGCCTCGAGCCGGACTGCGTGGTCTACAACCCGATGTGGAAGAACGTCGACGAACTGGTGCGCATCCTGTCTGCCGGCGTCAATGTGGTGACCACCGCGGCCTTTATCACCGGGCACAACCTGGGCGCAGACCGCGACCGTATTCTGGACGCGTGCCGGCGGGGCCGCTCGACGATCTTCGGCTCCGGCGTCAGCCCCGGCTTTGCCGAGCTGTTGGCCATCGTGTCCGCGATGGTCTGCGACCGCATCGACAAGATCACCGTCAACGAGGCCGCGGACACCACGTTCTACGACTCCCCCGCAACGGAAAAGCCGGTCGGCTTCGGCCAGCCGATCGACCACCCGGACTTGCCCGCGATGACCGCGCACGGGACGGCCGTCTTCGGCGAAGCGGTCCGGTTGGTCGCCGACGCGCTGGGGGTCGAACTCGACGACGTGCGCTGCGTGGCCGAGTACGCCCAAACCACGGCCGACCTTGATCTCGGATCGTGGACCATCCCGGCGGGATGCGTCGCGGGTGTCCACGCCAGCTGGCAGGGCGTGCTGGACGGCACCACGGTCGTCGAGCTCAATGTCCGCTGGCGCAAGGGACAAACCCTCGAGCCCGACTGGAAGATCGACCAGGACGGCTGGGTCATCCAGGTCGACGGGCAACCGACCGTCACCACCAAGATCGGCTTCCTGCCGCCGCCCTACTTCCAGGCCGAGACGATCGCCGACTTCATGGTGCTCGGCCACATCATGACGGCGATGCCCGTGGTCAACGCGATCCCGGCCGTCGTCGCCGCGGCGCCCGGCATCGCCACTTACAACGACCTTCTCCTGACACTGCCCCGCGGGGGCGTGCCGCGCAGCAAATAG
- a CDS encoding enoyl-CoA hydratase/isomerase family protein, which yields MIDIQTLETVHVLTLSSGRVNALDVELLGELTDAIRRSQGPLVVTGAGRVFCAGVDLNRVLDGGAGYTDRLIPALSEAFEALFSYPGPTVAAINGAAIAGGCVLACACDRRLISPDAQIGASEVRVGVPFPVAALEVMRYACGDRAEEVLLGGGTFLGSEAVARGLAHAVVDEGVLEAAVAEAASLGDIPAEAYRHTKIQLRAPTVVRMRESGDIDDGIRRRWGAEQTRQGIADYLERLRRR from the coding sequence GTGATCGACATCCAGACCCTGGAAACCGTGCACGTGTTGACGCTCTCATCGGGGCGGGTGAACGCCCTCGACGTCGAGCTGCTCGGCGAGCTGACCGACGCCATCCGCCGGTCGCAGGGCCCGTTGGTGGTCACCGGCGCCGGCCGGGTGTTCTGTGCCGGCGTGGACCTCAATCGCGTGCTGGACGGCGGCGCCGGCTACACCGATCGACTGATTCCGGCACTGTCGGAGGCGTTCGAGGCGCTGTTCAGCTACCCGGGGCCGACGGTAGCCGCCATCAACGGCGCCGCCATTGCGGGCGGATGTGTGCTGGCCTGCGCGTGCGACCGGCGATTGATCAGTCCGGATGCCCAGATCGGGGCGTCCGAGGTGCGCGTCGGCGTGCCGTTCCCGGTCGCTGCGCTGGAGGTGATGCGCTATGCCTGCGGCGACCGCGCCGAGGAGGTGCTGCTGGGTGGCGGCACGTTCCTCGGGAGCGAGGCCGTCGCACGGGGACTTGCGCACGCCGTCGTCGACGAGGGCGTCCTCGAGGCGGCTGTCGCGGAGGCAGCGAGCCTTGGCGACATTCCGGCCGAGGCATACCGGCACACCAAAATCCAACTGCGGGCGCCCACGGTGGTGCGAATGCGCGAATCCGGCGACATCGACGACGGCATCCGCCGGCGCTGGGGTGCCGAGCAGACCCGGCAGGGGATCGCCGACTACCTGGAGCGTCTTCGCCGGCGCTGA
- a CDS encoding PPE family protein, producing the protein MNFSMLPPELNSARIFAGAGTAPMLSAAAAWDRLANELSAAASSFGSVTAELAGQSWHGPAAAAMAAAATPYTAWLTTAATAAAEAAGRGRIAAAGYEAARAATVHPMLVAANRSRLVSLVWSNVFGQNAPAIAAIEACYEQMWAQDAAAMSGYHALASAVAAQLPQINLGLGNIGSLNMGSGNTGDFNLGSGNIGNTNLGSGNFGNTNLGSGNFGNSNLGSGNGNFLDAVQANFNVGSGNNGSYNVGFGNSGAGSSAGNANVGNGNLGSQNFGNGNNGSQNVGSGNNGNVNTGYGNTGDRNWGLGNSGNNNIGFGNTGNGNIGIGLTGDDQRGINLTGWLNSGSGNIGLFNSGTGNIGFFNSGSGNVGIANSGLSNYGIANSGQVDTGLWNSGDTNTGIANSGSGAFGGVNTGFGNGGYHNTGFANGGSFNAGSFNSGNHNTGGFNSGFINTGYFNSGPLNTGLANSGGINTGLFNAGELNTGLGSSADQPGPSSGFGNSGAGSSGFFNDGVNSSGIGNVSGLGLDSGFWNRGGGGRATGFFNAGAGFGVTGFFNSGSGALSSGFFNSGDTGSNSGLHNTGGNSSGGFNTGTGQSGFFR; encoded by the coding sequence ATGAACTTTTCGATGTTGCCCCCGGAACTCAATTCGGCGCGGATCTTTGCCGGTGCGGGGACGGCTCCGATGCTGAGCGCAGCGGCGGCCTGGGACCGGCTGGCCAATGAATTGTCCGCAGCGGCAAGCTCATTCGGATCAGTAACCGCCGAACTGGCCGGTCAATCCTGGCACGGCCCTGCGGCCGCGGCGATGGCCGCGGCGGCAACGCCGTACACGGCCTGGCTCACTACGGCCGCGACGGCGGCAGCGGAGGCGGCCGGTCGAGGCCGGATTGCCGCCGCCGGCTATGAAGCCGCACGGGCGGCAACCGTCCATCCGATGCTGGTCGCTGCCAACCGCAGCCGGCTGGTGTCGCTGGTGTGGTCCAACGTGTTCGGGCAAAACGCGCCGGCGATCGCGGCCATCGAAGCCTGCTACGAGCAGATGTGGGCTCAGGATGCGGCAGCGATGTCGGGCTATCACGCGCTGGCTTCGGCCGTAGCCGCGCAGTTGCCACAGATCAACCTCGGCCTCGGCAACATCGGCTCGCTCAACATGGGCAGCGGCAACACGGGTGACTTCAACCTGGGCAGCGGCAATATCGGCAACACCAACCTCGGCAGCGGCAACTTCGGCAACACCAACCTGGGCAGCGGCAACTTCGGCAACTCCAACCTCGGCAGCGGCAACGGCAACTTCCTCGACGCCGTGCAGGCCAACTTCAACGTGGGTAGCGGGAACAACGGCAGTTACAACGTCGGGTTCGGCAATTCGGGCGCGGGAAGCAGCGCGGGTAACGCCAACGTCGGCAACGGAAACCTGGGCAGTCAGAACTTCGGCAACGGCAACAACGGCAGCCAAAACGTGGGGTCCGGCAACAACGGCAACGTCAACACCGGCTACGGCAACACCGGCGACCGCAACTGGGGACTGGGCAACAGCGGCAACAACAACATCGGCTTCGGCAACACCGGCAACGGGAACATCGGCATCGGGCTCACCGGCGACGACCAGCGCGGCATCAACCTTACCGGCTGGCTGAATTCGGGCAGTGGCAACATCGGGTTGTTCAACTCGGGCACCGGCAACATCGGGTTCTTCAACTCCGGCAGCGGAAACGTCGGCATCGCCAACTCCGGGCTCAGCAACTACGGCATCGCGAATTCGGGCCAGGTCGACACGGGGCTGTGGAACTCCGGAGACACCAACACCGGCATCGCGAACTCGGGTTCCGGCGCATTCGGCGGGGTCAACACCGGTTTCGGAAACGGCGGCTACCACAACACCGGCTTCGCGAACGGGGGCTCCTTCAACGCCGGCAGCTTCAACTCCGGCAACCACAACACCGGCGGCTTCAACTCGGGCTTCATCAACACCGGCTACTTCAATTCGGGCCCGTTGAACACGGGCCTGGCCAACTCCGGCGGCATCAACACCGGCCTGTTCAACGCGGGCGAGCTGAACACCGGGCTGGGCAGCTCGGCGGACCAGCCCGGGCCCAGCTCGGGCTTCGGCAATTCGGGCGCCGGCAGCTCGGGGTTCTTCAACGACGGCGTAAACAGCTCCGGCATAGGCAATGTCAGCGGCCTGGGCCTGGACTCCGGCTTCTGGAATCGCGGTGGCGGCGGCCGTGCCACCGGGTTCTTCAACGCGGGCGCGGGCTTTGGTGTCACCGGCTTCTTCAACTCGGGCAGCGGCGCGTTGAGCTCCGGTTTTTTCAATTCCGGTGACACCGGCAGCAACTCGGGCTTGCATAACACCGGTGGCAACAGCTCGGGTGGCTTCAACACCGGCACCGGGCAGTCGGGTTTCTTCCGCTGA
- a CDS encoding aminotransferase class I/II-fold pyridoxal phosphate-dependent enzyme, with the protein MSFDSLNRDELAALHDRHQQAYAELQAKNLALDLTRGKPSAAQLDLSNQLLSLPGDDYRDPEGVDTRNYGGLHGLPALRAIFGELLGMPVQNLIAGNNSSLELMHDVVAFSMLYGGVDSPRPWKDEPSVKFLCPVPGYDRHFAITETMGVEMIPVPILDDGPDVDLIEELVAADAAIKGMWTVPVFGNPTGVTYSWETVRRLALMRTAAPDFRLFWDNAYAVHTLTHDFIRQVDVLGLAAKAGNPHRPYVFASTSKITFAGAGVSFFGGSLGNIAWYLQYAGKKSIGPDKVNQLRHLRFFGDADGVRLHMLRHQQILAPKFELALEILDQRLRDSKIASWTEPKGGYFISLDVLPGTARRTVALAKDAGIAVTEAGASFPYRKDPDDKNIRIAPTFPSLPDLRNAVDGLATCALLAATEALLARS; encoded by the coding sequence GTGTCGTTCGATTCCCTCAACCGTGACGAGTTGGCAGCGCTGCATGACCGCCATCAGCAGGCCTACGCGGAGCTGCAGGCCAAGAACCTGGCGCTGGATCTGACCCGGGGCAAACCGTCCGCCGCGCAACTCGACCTGTCCAACCAGCTGCTGAGCCTGCCCGGAGACGATTATCGCGACCCGGAGGGCGTCGACACCCGCAACTACGGCGGCCTGCACGGCCTGCCGGCCCTGCGAGCCATCTTCGGTGAGCTGCTCGGAATGCCGGTGCAGAACCTGATCGCGGGAAACAACTCCAGCCTGGAGTTGATGCATGACGTGGTCGCGTTCTCGATGCTCTACGGCGGCGTCGATTCGCCTCGGCCGTGGAAAGACGAACCGAGCGTCAAGTTCCTGTGTCCGGTTCCCGGGTATGACCGGCACTTCGCCATCACCGAGACGATGGGTGTCGAAATGATCCCGGTCCCGATCCTCGACGACGGCCCCGACGTCGACCTGATCGAAGAATTGGTCGCCGCCGATGCCGCGATCAAGGGCATGTGGACGGTGCCGGTGTTCGGCAACCCCACCGGTGTCACCTATTCCTGGGAAACCGTTCGCCGGCTGGCCCTGATGCGCACGGCGGCGCCCGACTTCCGCTTGTTCTGGGACAACGCCTACGCGGTGCACACCCTCACCCATGACTTCATCCGCCAGGTCGACGTGTTGGGACTGGCCGCCAAGGCCGGCAACCCGCACCGGCCGTACGTCTTCGCGTCCACGTCGAAGATCACCTTCGCCGGAGCTGGTGTCAGCTTCTTCGGCGGGTCGCTGGGCAACATCGCATGGTATCTGCAATATGCCGGGAAGAAATCGATCGGCCCGGACAAGGTCAACCAGCTACGGCATCTGCGGTTTTTCGGCGACGCCGACGGTGTGCGCCTGCACATGCTGCGCCACCAGCAGATACTGGCGCCCAAGTTCGAGTTGGCGCTGGAGATCCTGGATCAGCGGCTCCGGGATTCCAAGATCGCGTCCTGGACGGAGCCCAAGGGCGGCTATTTCATCAGCCTCGACGTGCTGCCGGGAACGGCCCGACGCACCGTGGCGTTGGCCAAGGACGCCGGAATCGCGGTCACCGAAGCGGGTGCGTCGTTCCCGTATCGAAAGGATCCCGACGACAAGAACATCCGGATCGCGCCCACGTTCCCGTCGCTTCCCGACCTGCGCAACGCGGTCGACGGGCTGGCTACCTGCGCATTGCTGGCTGCCACCGAGGCGCTGTTGGCTCGCAGCTAG
- a CDS encoding lipoprotein LpqH: MGCAAALVGCSSGGHTASPASSVSTGGGGTQVQVGGTDLPGLNPASVTCVKQGGKINIGSGSAGGQQALAVVMTDEASPRIESLALVVDGNALSVSDNMGAKVGSAKVAVDGKTYTITGQAQGADLKNPMAGMITKDFNIKVTCG, encoded by the coding sequence ATCGGCTGCGCCGCGGCCCTGGTGGGCTGCTCCAGTGGCGGCCACACGGCCAGCCCGGCATCGAGCGTCTCCACCGGCGGCGGCGGGACCCAGGTCCAGGTGGGCGGCACCGATCTTCCCGGCCTGAACCCCGCCTCGGTGACCTGCGTCAAGCAGGGCGGCAAGATCAACATCGGCAGCGGCTCCGCCGGTGGCCAGCAGGCGCTGGCGGTGGTGATGACCGACGAGGCGTCTCCGCGGATCGAATCGCTGGCATTGGTCGTCGACGGCAACGCCTTGTCCGTCAGCGACAACATGGGCGCCAAGGTGGGCTCGGCCAAGGTCGCGGTGGACGGCAAGACCTACACCATCACCGGCCAGGCGCAGGGCGCCGACTTGAAGAACCCGATGGCCGGAATGATCACCAAGGACTTCAACATCAAGGTGACGTGCGGCTAG
- a CDS encoding DNA polymerase III subunits gamma/tau has protein sequence MALYRKYRPATFAEVVGQEHVTEPLSIALEAGRINHAYLFSGPRGCGKTSSARILARSLNCAQGPTATPCGVCESCLALAPNAPGSIDVVELDAASHGGVDDTRELRDRAFYAPAQSRYRVFIVDEAHMVTTAGFNALLKIVEEPPEHLIFIFATTEPEKVLPTIRSRTHHYPFRLLPPRTMRGLIGRICEQEGVVIDDAVYPLVIRAGGGSPRDTLSVLDQLVAGSEGDHVTYRRALGLLGATDVALIDDAVDALAAGDAAALFGAVESVIDAGHDPRRFATDLLERFRDLLVLQAVPDAVSRGVVDAPEDVLDRMRDQAARIGPATLTRYAEVVQAGLGEMRGATAPRLLLEVICARLLLPSASDAESALLQRVERIETRLAMSLPAAAETPDTAMPPRGQADTAAPPRATPARPADSAAPPRGQADTARRPAALEPAPEPAAAPSELNAAAVRTMWPTVRDKVRQRSRTTEVMLAGATVRALEGDTLVLTHDSAPLARRLSEQRNADVIAEALKDALGVAWRVRCEVGGPEPVAASVPAKAEEVVPEIDSAQPREDEEESMLAEASRNNPSEPRRDPEEAALELLRSELGARPID, from the coding sequence GTGGCTCTCTACCGCAAGTATCGACCGGCAACCTTCGCCGAGGTGGTGGGGCAGGAACACGTCACCGAACCGCTGTCCATCGCCCTGGAAGCCGGCCGGATCAACCACGCGTACCTGTTCTCCGGGCCGCGCGGGTGCGGTAAGACGTCGTCAGCGCGCATTCTGGCGCGCTCCTTGAACTGTGCGCAGGGCCCGACGGCCACGCCGTGCGGCGTCTGTGAGTCCTGCCTGGCGCTGGCGCCCAACGCGCCCGGCAGCATCGACGTGGTCGAGCTCGACGCGGCCAGTCACGGCGGCGTGGACGACACCCGAGAGCTACGCGACCGCGCGTTCTACGCGCCGGCGCAATCGCGGTACCGGGTGTTCATCGTCGACGAGGCGCACATGGTGACCACCGCCGGTTTCAATGCGCTGCTCAAGATCGTCGAGGAGCCTCCCGAGCACCTGATCTTCATCTTCGCCACCACCGAACCGGAAAAGGTGTTGCCCACCATTCGGTCGCGCACCCATCACTACCCGTTCCGGTTGCTGCCGCCGCGCACCATGCGCGGGCTGATCGGGCGAATCTGTGAGCAAGAGGGCGTCGTCATCGACGATGCGGTGTACCCGCTGGTGATCCGGGCCGGCGGCGGCTCCCCGCGAGACACGCTGTCGGTGCTGGACCAGTTGGTGGCCGGCTCCGAAGGCGATCACGTGACCTACCGCCGAGCGCTGGGGCTGCTGGGCGCCACCGATGTGGCGTTGATCGACGACGCGGTCGACGCACTGGCCGCGGGCGACGCGGCGGCACTGTTCGGGGCGGTCGAATCGGTGATCGACGCCGGACATGACCCGCGCCGTTTCGCCACCGATCTGCTGGAGCGATTCCGCGATCTCCTTGTCCTGCAAGCGGTTCCGGACGCGGTATCGCGTGGCGTGGTGGATGCCCCGGAAGACGTGCTGGACCGGATGCGGGATCAGGCGGCCCGCATCGGGCCGGCGACCCTGACCCGCTACGCCGAGGTGGTTCAGGCCGGTCTGGGCGAGATGCGCGGCGCGACCGCGCCGCGCCTGCTCCTGGAAGTGATTTGCGCGCGGCTGCTTCTGCCGTCGGCCAGTGACGCCGAATCCGCGTTGCTCCAACGTGTCGAGCGGATCGAAACTCGGTTGGCCATGTCGCTTCCGGCCGCTGCAGAGACACCGGACACTGCGATGCCGCCGCGGGGTCAAGCGGACACCGCGGCCCCGCCGCGGGCAACGCCCGCGCGCCCGGCGGATTCTGCGGCACCGCCGCGGGGTCAAGCGGACACCGCGCGCCGTCCGGCAGCGCTCGAGCCGGCTCCCGAACCAGCCGCGGCGCCAAGCGAACTCAACGCAGCCGCCGTTCGTACCATGTGGCCGACGGTGCGCGACAAGGTGCGCCAGCGCAGCCGCACCACCGAGGTGATGCTGGCGGGGGCCACCGTTCGCGCGCTGGAGGGCGACACGCTGGTACTGACCCACGATTCGGCGCCGCTGGCCCGGCGCTTGTCCGAACAGCGCAATGCCGACGTCATCGCCGAGGCACTCAAAGACGCACTGGGGGTCGCCTGGCGAGTGCGCTGCGAGGTGGGCGGACCCGAGCCCGTCGCGGCCTCGGTGCCCGCAAAAGCGGAAGAGGTTGTGCCAGAAATTGATTCAGCTCAGCCCAGGGAAGACGAAGAGGAAAGTATGCTCGCGGAAGCCAGCCGCAATAACCCCTCGGAGCCGCGCCGCGACCCCGAAGAGGCGGCACTCGAGCTGCTGCGCAGCGAACTGGGTGCCCGCCCTATCGACTAG
- a CDS encoding PPE family protein, which yields MNFSVLPPEVNSARMFAGAGSGPTLTAAAAWGRLADELATAASSFNSATATLAGQSWLGRAATAMAAGAAPYTSWLTLAAAHAQRAAEQAREAVAGYEAARAATVHPVLVATNRGQLVSLALSNLFGQNTPAIAAAEANYEQMWAQDVTAMSGYHAQVSAAAAQLAHQALPQINFGIGNLGNLNIGNGNIGNGNAGSGNTGNANGGSGNTGDGNLGSGNVGNTNLGSGNGSVLLGIKSSFNVGGGNLGDFNVGFGNAGPSSTAGNGNVGNGNLGSHNLGSGNTGNDNVGSGNNGNANVGYGNTGEANWGLGNSGSNNVGFGNTGNGNIGIGLTGSNQIGIGGLNSGSGNIGFGNSGSNNVGFFNSGSGNFGIGNSGDTSTGLANSGLLDTGIGNSGFRNTGIGNSGAGPLAGSNTGFGNTGEHNTGFANAGDFNAGSFNGGNHSTGSFNSGFLNTGCFNSGNVNTGYANAGGQNTGLFNSGGYNTGVGSTVDQPVLNSGFGNSGIGNSGFFNTGADSSGIGNSPVTFNTGFFNWGDRNTGLWNSGFGNTGLFNSGSAGVNSGMFNSGSGGFNSGFFNSGAAGGNSGLNNSGGTSSGGFNSDPGTSGFFR from the coding sequence ATGAACTTTTCGGTGCTGCCACCGGAGGTCAATTCGGCGCGCATGTTCGCCGGCGCGGGTTCGGGCCCGACGCTGACCGCAGCAGCGGCCTGGGGCCGGCTTGCCGACGAATTAGCCACAGCGGCAAGCTCGTTCAACTCGGCCACCGCCACCCTGGCCGGTCAATCCTGGCTCGGCCGCGCAGCAACGGCCATGGCCGCCGGGGCCGCCCCGTACACAAGCTGGCTCACCCTGGCCGCGGCCCACGCTCAGCGCGCGGCCGAGCAGGCGCGCGAAGCGGTCGCCGGCTACGAAGCCGCGCGCGCAGCCACCGTGCATCCGGTGCTGGTCGCGACTAACCGCGGCCAGCTGGTGTCGCTGGCGCTGTCCAACCTGTTCGGGCAGAACACCCCCGCGATCGCGGCCGCCGAAGCCAACTACGAGCAGATGTGGGCCCAGGATGTCACGGCCATGTCGGGCTATCACGCACAGGTTTCCGCGGCGGCCGCGCAGCTGGCCCACCAGGCGCTGCCGCAGATCAACTTCGGCATCGGCAACCTCGGCAACCTCAACATCGGCAACGGCAACATCGGCAACGGCAACGCCGGCAGCGGCAACACCGGCAATGCCAACGGAGGCAGCGGCAACACCGGTGACGGCAACCTCGGCAGCGGCAACGTCGGCAACACCAACCTGGGCAGCGGAAACGGAAGCGTGCTTCTGGGAATCAAGTCCAGTTTCAACGTGGGCGGCGGGAACCTCGGCGATTTCAACGTCGGCTTCGGAAACGCCGGGCCGTCGAGCACCGCAGGCAACGGCAATGTCGGCAACGGGAACCTCGGCAGCCACAACCTCGGCAGCGGCAACACGGGCAACGACAACGTCGGCTCGGGCAACAACGGCAACGCCAATGTGGGCTACGGCAATACCGGCGAGGCCAACTGGGGACTGGGCAATAGCGGCAGCAACAACGTCGGCTTCGGCAACACCGGAAACGGGAACATCGGCATCGGGCTCACCGGCAGCAACCAGATCGGTATCGGCGGCCTGAATTCCGGCAGCGGCAACATCGGATTCGGCAATTCCGGCAGCAACAACGTCGGCTTCTTCAACTCGGGCAGCGGCAATTTCGGTATCGGCAACTCGGGTGACACCAGCACCGGGCTCGCCAACTCGGGCCTCCTCGACACCGGTATCGGGAACTCCGGCTTCAGGAACACCGGTATCGGAAACTCGGGCGCCGGCCCGCTTGCCGGGTCCAACACCGGCTTCGGAAACACCGGGGAACACAACACGGGATTCGCCAACGCCGGCGACTTCAACGCGGGCTCGTTCAACGGCGGCAATCACAGCACGGGCAGCTTCAATTCCGGTTTCCTCAACACGGGATGCTTCAACTCCGGCAACGTCAATACGGGTTACGCCAACGCGGGGGGCCAGAACACCGGCCTGTTCAACTCCGGCGGCTACAACACCGGTGTGGGCAGTACGGTCGACCAGCCGGTGCTGAACTCAGGTTTCGGCAACAGCGGAATCGGCAACTCGGGCTTCTTCAACACCGGCGCCGACAGCTCGGGCATCGGGAATTCGCCGGTCACCTTCAACACTGGCTTCTTCAACTGGGGCGACCGGAATACCGGCCTGTGGAATTCGGGCTTCGGCAACACGGGCTTGTTCAACTCAGGTTCGGCCGGGGTGAACTCGGGCATGTTCAACTCGGGCAGCGGCGGGTTCAACTCGGGTTTCTTCAATTCCGGTGCCGCCGGCGGCAACTCGGGGCTGAACAATTCGGGCGGCACCAGCTCGGGTGGCTTCAACAGCGACCCGGGAACGTCGGGCTTCTTCCGCTGA
- a CDS encoding CHAT domain-containing protein, which translates to MSDSGRLTLVLRYADVGIATYASLRIVGQPSKTVAWVVEEPILLAALDELTDALPEPRGSESRRDAIERALATGPFATPDAELTLAYILGVLLIGAPGWQLLTECVSSPRPVLFVAPSARLARVPWGLLAVPKSGPSKEELVRARQEAITASGRAAARIPWQLADITAHTDGYRLMELVDVLLAVPQNIVNAPRAPAGWDARHDGPPVLVLDPRVPGQRPDSALGSVLGRPSEHTALARHFAELMHRRAVLPAVDAAVELFRRSDADRRWLAGLLARSPSRLVYVGHASSADSDLGRADRAALHLACRAEIAGDADAVGEHRPLTASDLMVLRLPIPPRVALLACASGGDYRFDEATGLVAAMILGGAQLVTATLWSLPTTAAYRQFGTAGDDLVDPMADPMADPMAEVVAAVDRAHENVDAGCAVNRWQRDQMRRWRAGDVTASPLYWAALVTFAVDGAR; encoded by the coding sequence ATGAGCGATTCGGGCCGGCTGACTCTGGTCCTGCGATACGCCGACGTCGGGATCGCCACCTACGCCAGCTTGCGGATCGTCGGCCAGCCGTCGAAAACCGTTGCCTGGGTGGTGGAAGAGCCGATTCTGCTGGCGGCTCTGGACGAACTCACCGACGCACTGCCGGAGCCGCGCGGCTCGGAGAGCCGGCGCGATGCCATCGAACGGGCACTGGCCACAGGTCCGTTCGCGACGCCGGATGCCGAACTGACGCTCGCCTACATCCTCGGTGTACTGCTGATCGGCGCACCGGGATGGCAGCTGCTGACGGAGTGCGTGTCGTCGCCGCGCCCGGTGCTGTTCGTCGCCCCCAGCGCCCGTCTGGCACGCGTGCCCTGGGGTCTGCTCGCGGTGCCGAAATCCGGGCCCAGCAAGGAAGAGCTGGTACGGGCCCGGCAGGAGGCCATCACCGCCAGCGGCCGGGCCGCCGCCCGCATCCCGTGGCAGCTGGCCGATATCACGGCGCACACCGACGGCTACCGGCTGATGGAGCTGGTCGACGTGCTGTTGGCGGTGCCGCAGAACATCGTCAATGCGCCGCGGGCACCGGCCGGCTGGGACGCCCGGCATGACGGTCCGCCGGTGCTGGTACTGGATCCCCGCGTCCCCGGGCAGCGGCCCGACTCCGCGCTGGGATCGGTGCTCGGCCGCCCGTCGGAGCACACTGCGCTGGCACGGCACTTTGCCGAGCTGATGCACCGCCGCGCGGTACTGCCGGCGGTCGACGCGGCGGTCGAGTTGTTCCGCCGCAGCGATGCCGACCGCAGGTGGCTAGCCGGCTTGCTGGCGCGAAGCCCGAGTCGACTCGTGTATGTCGGGCACGCGAGTTCGGCCGACAGTGATCTGGGCCGGGCCGACCGGGCCGCGCTGCACCTGGCCTGTCGGGCGGAGATCGCCGGCGATGCCGACGCGGTCGGCGAGCACCGGCCACTGACCGCGTCGGATCTGATGGTCCTGCGGTTGCCGATACCGCCACGGGTGGCGCTGCTGGCCTGCGCGTCGGGCGGCGACTACCGGTTCGACGAGGCTACCGGCCTGGTGGCGGCGATGATTCTCGGTGGGGCACAGCTGGTGACGGCCACCCTGTGGTCGCTTCCCACCACGGCCGCCTATCGCCAATTCGGGACCGCCGGTGACGATCTGGTCGACCCGATGGCCGACCCGATGGCCGACCCAATGGCCGAAGTCGTCGCCGCCGTGGACCGGGCCCACGAGAACGTCGACGCCGGATGCGCCGTCAATCGGTGGCAGCGCGACCAGATGCGACGCTGGCGGGCCGGAGACGTCACCGCCAGCCCGCTGTATTGGGCAGCCCTGGTCACTTTCGCGGTGGACGGCGCGCGCTGA